The DNA region ACGCCGACCGCGGCACCCGGTTATCGTCCACCAGTGCCCAAGCTCAGCGCCGGACTCCTGCTCTACCGCCAGACCAACGGTCTCCTCGAGGTGCTCGTCGGCCATCCGGGCGGCCCGTTCTGGGCGCGCAAGGACGAGGGCGCCTGGTCGATTCCCAAAGGCGAGTACCTCGACGGGGAGGACCCGTGGACGGTCGCCCAGCGGGAATTCACCGAGGAGATCGGAAAGCCGCCGCCGGCCGGGCTGCGGATCGACTTCCCGCCGCTGCGCCAGCCGAGCGGCAAGATCATCACAGCGTTCGCCGTTGGTGCCGACCTCGACCTGGAAGGCACGTCCAGCAACACCTTCACACTGGAATGGCCCAGAGGCTCAGGCAATCTCAGGGAGTTCCCGGAGATCGACCGGGCGGCGTGGCTCGCGGTGCCGACCGCTCGGGCGAAGCTGGTGAAGGGCCAGCGCCCACTGCTCGACCGGCTCGAGGATGCGCTCGGACGCGGCGAACCGCCGGCGTCTCGATCGCATTGATCGTCAACGCGCGACCATGGAACCGCCAGCCCTTTCCCGTCCGCAGGTACTCGTCGTCATAACGTAGGTGCCACACCACGTCGGTGACCGACTCAGCGGTCACCGTCCAGTGGTGCGCGATACAGGTGATACGGCCCAGCGCGTAGCCGGGATCACCACCGGCATACACCTCGCCGACGATCGCGTGCTCGGTCCGAGTCACCTGCGCGAGCCCCGACATCGCGGTCCGCACGCCGTCGCGGCCGTGATGCCTGAGTACCGGCTCCAACGAGCGCGGGGGATCAGGCAGGCGTAATTCCGCTGTCTCGGTGAATAATTCGCACACATCACTGAACCGGCGATCATCGACGGCCGACGCGTACAGGTGGACCAGGTCGCTGACCGCGAGCCGGTCGGCGACCTCGAGACTCACGGCGTCAGCCCGAGTCGGTCGGCGCACGCCGAGAGCATGTCGCGGACTTCGTCGATGTCGGTGGTGGCGGGCAGCGAAGGCAGCGCCAGCACGATCCGGTCCGCACCGGCGGCGGCGAGCCCGGCCGCCCGTTCGGGGTCGATCTTGGTCACCAGATGACCCAACGAAACCTCCAGTGCCGCGCTGTCGCGTCCGAGCCTGGCCGCCTCGTCCCGCATGACCGCGATCAGCTCGCGGAGGCGGTCCGCACCCACGCCCAGCGGCTGGAAACCGTCGCCGTAGCGGCCCGCCCGCAGCGCCGCCGCGCGACTGTGACCACCGATGTGAATGGGCAAGTGGGCGAGCGGTTTCGGACGGCACACCACGTCGTCGAAGGAGAAGAACTCACCGCGATGGGTCACTCCCTGCGCCGGGCC from Mycobacterium sp. DL includes:
- a CDS encoding NUDIX domain-containing protein: MPKLSAGLLLYRQTNGLLEVLVGHPGGPFWARKDEGAWSIPKGEYLDGEDPWTVAQREFTEEIGKPPPAGLRIDFPPLRQPSGKIITAFAVGADLDLEGTSSNTFTLEWPRGSGNLREFPEIDRAAWLAVPTARAKLVKGQRPLLDRLEDALGRGEPPASRSH